The Algoriphagus sp. TR-M9 genome has a window encoding:
- a CDS encoding rod shape-determining protein MreD, protein MNFRNLISYIFIILCLVIIQVLLLKNLALFGVAFCFIYLLGILSLPIGIQSFPLILVSFLLGLGVDVFYDTLGLHAAAATFLGFLRPHWLKAISPTGGYDDSSKPTMTEMGIGWYLSYSFPLVFAFSLVFFIADQWGTGGLFGVLNKSFFSSIFTVILAIIVQLLFFKRRRGI, encoded by the coding sequence ATGAATTTTAGAAATCTGATTTCATATATTTTCATCATACTTTGCCTAGTCATTATTCAGGTTTTATTGCTGAAAAATCTGGCACTTTTCGGCGTGGCATTTTGCTTCATCTATTTGCTTGGAATCTTAAGCCTTCCTATAGGAATCCAAAGCTTCCCCCTGATATTGGTGAGCTTTCTGTTGGGACTGGGCGTGGATGTATTTTATGATACCTTAGGTTTGCACGCAGCCGCAGCTACCTTTTTGGGATTTCTACGCCCCCACTGGCTGAAGGCCATCAGTCCTACCGGCGGATATGATGATTCCAGTAAACCTACCATGACCGAAATGGGGATAGGCTGGTACCTAAGCTATTCTTTTCCCCTGGTATTTGCTTTTTCATTGGTCTTTTTTATTGCGGATCAGTGGGGCACTGGAGGATTATTTGGCGTGCTGAACAAAAGCTTTTTCTCCTCGATATTTACAGTCATTTTGGCTATTATTGTACAACTACTGTTCTTCAAACGTAGGAGAGGAATCTGA
- the rodA gene encoding rod shape-determining protein RodA translates to MREADININRVDWVTVLIYFALVLIGWFNIYAAVYDGQVDKSIFDFSINSGKQLVWIGTAIALIIVIMAADYRLFENLAIPLYIFFLILLVITPFVGKEVNGQVLSIGVGSFRIQPGEFAKFATALALAKFMERPTFDLSKPNFQLRAFAVLLLPVVLIILQPDTGTAMVYFSMLIMFYREGLPQKYYILGIGLIALVLLALGIENNLYLVAAVVVIVGILIAIGKKTPQRIIAFTAIGIGLIAFIYSLDFVVSKLPVHQQNRIMVLFNPDLDPLGVGWNVTQSKIAIGSGGLAGKGYLQGTQTKFDFVPEQHTDFIFCTLGEEFGWLGSLVVIALFVTLLTRLVIMAERQKNRFSRIYGYCVVSILMFHFMINIAMTIGLFPVVGIPLPFFSYGGSSLWSFTILLFIFIKMDSSRALQLGRMG, encoded by the coding sequence ATGAGAGAGGCCGATATCAATATCAACCGGGTGGACTGGGTCACCGTTTTGATCTATTTTGCACTAGTGCTGATCGGCTGGTTCAACATCTATGCGGCAGTCTATGATGGCCAGGTAGACAAGAGCATTTTTGACTTTTCTATCAACTCAGGTAAGCAACTCGTTTGGATAGGAACTGCTATAGCCCTGATAATAGTCATCATGGCCGCTGATTATAGGCTTTTTGAAAACCTCGCCATCCCCCTGTATATTTTCTTCCTGATTCTTTTGGTCATTACGCCCTTTGTGGGCAAAGAGGTAAACGGACAAGTACTATCCATAGGCGTAGGTTCCTTCCGTATTCAGCCCGGGGAATTTGCCAAATTTGCCACGGCGCTTGCTCTAGCAAAATTTATGGAAAGGCCCACATTCGACCTATCCAAGCCCAATTTCCAACTCCGGGCATTCGCAGTGCTATTGCTGCCAGTGGTATTAATTATTCTGCAACCGGATACCGGTACAGCCATGGTTTATTTCTCCATGCTGATCATGTTTTACAGAGAAGGGCTTCCACAGAAGTATTACATACTGGGAATCGGGCTGATTGCCCTGGTCCTACTGGCATTGGGAATAGAAAACAACCTTTACCTGGTCGCTGCTGTTGTGGTAATTGTCGGGATTTTAATTGCCATAGGCAAAAAAACACCGCAGCGAATCATCGCTTTTACTGCTATAGGCATCGGGTTGATCGCATTCATCTACAGTCTGGACTTCGTAGTATCTAAGCTCCCGGTACATCAGCAAAACCGAATAATGGTTTTGTTCAATCCAGACCTGGATCCACTTGGAGTTGGCTGGAATGTCACCCAGTCCAAAATCGCCATTGGCTCGGGTGGATTGGCCGGTAAAGGCTACCTGCAGGGCACCCAGACTAAATTTGATTTTGTGCCGGAGCAGCATACCGATTTTATTTTTTGCACCCTTGGAGAGGAGTTTGGTTGGCTGGGCAGTCTGGTGGTTATCGCTCTATTTGTCACCTTACTCACCCGCTTGGTGATCATGGCCGAGCGGCAAAAAAATCGATTCTCGAGGATCTACGGGTATTGTGTGGTTTCGATTTTGATGTTTCACTTCATGATCAATATCGCCATGACCATAGGCCTATTTCCGGTGGTAGGTATTCCCCTCCCGTTTTTTAGCTATGGGGGATCCTCACTCTGGTCATTTACGATTTTACTCTTTATTTTCATCAAAATGGATAGCTCCCGAGCGCTTCAACTCGGCAGAATGGGCTAG
- the mreC gene encoding rod shape-determining protein MreC yields the protein MLRILQFLYSLRSFLLFVLLEVLAISLIVSNNSPQGAAFFNSSNAVTGSVLKTRSDIVDFFSLAEANDALLGENAQLMEQLKSLNVSPDSSFIPLDSVLAAQYDFKGARIISNSIRFAQNHLTLNKGSNDGVKAGMGIFNESGVVGRVKSVSANYAVGISLLNTGLLVSSKIKSNEVFGSVNWDGKNSSQAKMLYVPRHVQAHPGDTVVTSGFNAVFPEGIQIGIIAEVEQGSDPNYLDILINLSTDFSKANYVYLVENNQVEELDSLYQQSEIINEF from the coding sequence ATGCTACGCATCCTCCAATTCCTTTATAGCCTAAGGTCTTTTCTTCTATTTGTTTTACTTGAAGTATTGGCGATCAGCTTGATTGTTTCCAATAATTCACCTCAGGGTGCAGCTTTCTTCAATAGTTCCAATGCGGTCACCGGGTCAGTACTCAAGACCCGATCGGACATTGTGGATTTCTTCTCTCTGGCAGAGGCCAATGACGCCTTGCTGGGAGAAAATGCCCAACTGATGGAACAGCTAAAGTCGCTCAATGTGTCTCCAGATAGCAGCTTTATCCCCTTGGATTCTGTGCTAGCTGCGCAATATGATTTCAAAGGTGCCCGGATTATTAGCAATTCTATTCGTTTTGCGCAGAATCACCTCACCTTGAATAAAGGCTCCAATGATGGCGTAAAAGCGGGAATGGGGATCTTCAATGAATCCGGAGTGGTAGGCCGGGTCAAATCTGTCTCCGCAAACTATGCCGTGGGCATATCGCTATTGAATACTGGACTTTTGGTTTCGTCTAAGATCAAATCGAATGAGGTCTTTGGGTCGGTAAACTGGGACGGAAAAAACTCCAGTCAGGCCAAGATGTTATATGTGCCCCGCCATGTACAGGCTCATCCCGGGGACACGGTAGTGACTTCAGGATTCAACGCAGTCTTTCCCGAAGGTATACAAATAGGAATCATCGCTGAGGTGGAGCAGGGCAGTGACCCGAACTACCTGGACATTCTGATAAATCTCAGCACAGATTTTAGCAAAGCAAACTACGTATACCTGGTAGAAAACAACCAAGTGGAAGAACTCGACTCCTTATATCAGCAATCAGAAATAATCAATGAATTTTAG
- the mrdA gene encoding penicillin-binding protein 2 yields MNDQRPVAIIIFIFLVGLVLLTKLFMIQVMDDSFMKRAERNAIQRVVDHPYRGLVYDRNGKLLVYNNPIFDLMIVPKEFEVGDTTRFLELFKISKEELIASYDAARKYSSVKPSTFIKQISTNEFARIQDFLIDYPGLFIMTRSVRSYPEPVAAHALGYIGEISSRQLERDSSDYYVQGDYVGLSGMERFYEDQLRGEKGVKYKMVNVRGVDKGPFKDGEYDTASVAGHNVNSSIDMDLQQYGEKLMMGKTGSVVAIEPKTGEILSMISAPFYDPNSLTGSDFGKNYTALNALETKPLFNRPIMATYPPGSIFKIVQSLIGLQEGILTPETTYACNRSLVACHNHPSPVNLFGAIRNSCNPYYHQAFRRIINQEVSSNTYKDTEIGLNAWREKVLKFGLGGELGVDMPNEKKGLVPNSAYYDHYYGNGRWKYSTIYSLSIGQGELLVTPLQMANLAAIFANKGYYYTPHLIRAIDGDKSKIPAEYQIKHEVGVDAHHFNMVQNAMAEALYGTAQRAIIKDIEVAGKTGTAQNPHGEDHSVFIAFAPKEDPKIAIAVYVENAGWGGRAAASTASLMIEKYLRDSISRPELEEYVIAGNFIY; encoded by the coding sequence ATGAACGACCAAAGACCCGTAGCAATAATCATTTTCATTTTCTTGGTAGGTTTGGTGCTATTGACCAAGCTATTTATGATCCAGGTAATGGACGACAGCTTTATGAAAAGAGCTGAGCGTAATGCCATACAGCGCGTGGTAGATCACCCCTATCGCGGGCTGGTCTATGACCGTAACGGAAAATTGCTGGTGTACAACAATCCTATATTTGATCTAATGATCGTACCTAAGGAATTTGAAGTTGGCGACACGACTAGGTTTTTGGAACTATTTAAGATTTCTAAAGAGGAATTGATTGCTTCTTATGATGCAGCGCGTAAATATTCCTCGGTAAAACCCTCCACTTTTATCAAGCAGATTTCTACCAATGAATTTGCCAGAATTCAAGACTTTTTGATCGATTACCCGGGCCTGTTTATCATGACCAGATCCGTACGTTCCTATCCAGAACCTGTGGCCGCCCATGCCCTGGGGTACATAGGAGAAATCAGCAGTAGACAGCTGGAGCGCGACAGTTCTGATTATTATGTCCAAGGTGACTACGTAGGCCTGAGCGGAATGGAACGCTTCTATGAGGATCAGCTGAGAGGCGAAAAAGGAGTGAAATACAAAATGGTCAATGTACGGGGTGTAGATAAAGGCCCCTTTAAAGATGGAGAATATGACACGGCATCCGTAGCCGGCCATAATGTAAACTCCTCCATAGACATGGACCTGCAACAATACGGTGAAAAGCTGATGATGGGCAAAACCGGTTCCGTGGTAGCCATAGAGCCAAAAACAGGAGAAATACTCTCCATGATCTCCGCCCCATTCTATGACCCAAATAGTCTTACCGGTTCAGATTTTGGAAAAAATTACACCGCCCTGAATGCCCTGGAGACCAAGCCCCTGTTCAACCGCCCGATCATGGCGACTTATCCTCCTGGATCCATCTTCAAGATTGTCCAAAGTCTCATTGGACTTCAGGAAGGGATTTTGACGCCAGAAACTACTTATGCATGTAACAGATCCCTAGTAGCGTGCCATAACCACCCATCTCCGGTCAACCTATTCGGAGCTATACGAAACTCCTGCAATCCCTATTACCATCAGGCATTTCGCCGGATTATCAATCAAGAGGTGTCCAGCAACACCTATAAGGATACTGAAATTGGCCTAAACGCCTGGCGTGAAAAGGTACTGAAATTCGGACTAGGTGGAGAATTGGGTGTGGATATGCCCAATGAGAAAAAAGGACTGGTTCCAAATAGTGCATACTATGATCATTATTATGGAAATGGCCGTTGGAAATATTCCACCATTTATTCCTTATCCATAGGTCAGGGAGAGCTTTTGGTCACCCCACTTCAAATGGCCAATTTGGCAGCGATTTTTGCCAATAAAGGCTATTATTATACCCCTCATTTGATACGTGCCATTGACGGAGACAAAAGTAAAATCCCAGCAGAATACCAGATCAAGCACGAAGTGGGTGTGGATGCTCATCACTTTAATATGGTGCAGAACGCCATGGCTGAGGCACTATACGGTACGGCTCAGCGTGCTATCATCAAGGATATAGAAGTAGCTGGAAAAACAGGAACTGCCCAAAATCCACACGGGGAAGACCACTCCGTATTTATAGCCTTTGCACCTAAAGAAGATCCAAAAATCGCCATCGCGGTATATGTGGAAAATGCAGGCTGGGGCGGTAGAGCTGCTGCGAGTACCGCATCTCTGATGATAGAAAAATACCTCAGAGACAGTATCTCCAGACCCGAACTGGAAGAATATGTAATAGCCGGAAATTTCATCTACTAA
- a CDS encoding rod shape-determining protein yields the protein MGLFDFFSSDIAIDLGTANTLIIHKDKIVVDEPSIIAIDKTTNRVLAVGREAMNMHEKTHENIKTIRPLKDGVIADFFAAEQMIRGLIKMIPGQKKGMFPQSHRMVICIPSGITEVEKRAVRDSAEHAGAKEVYMIFEPIAAAIGIGIDIEKPMGSMIVDIGGGTTEIALIALSGIVADQSIRVAGDTFTKDILDYMRRQHNLLIGERSAEKVKIAIGSALTELEEPPEDYEIRGRDLMTGIPKVIKVSYSEIAFSLDKSVSKIEEAVLKALEISPPELSADIYDNGIHLTGGGALLKGLDKRLHQKTKLPIHIAEDPLRAVVRGTGTALKNVQNFRTVLMT from the coding sequence ATGGGATTATTTGACTTTTTCTCAAGTGATATCGCAATAGACCTCGGTACTGCTAACACCCTGATCATACATAAAGATAAAATCGTGGTAGATGAACCATCAATCATCGCCATCGACAAAACCACCAATCGTGTCTTGGCCGTGGGTAGGGAAGCGATGAATATGCATGAGAAAACCCACGAAAACATCAAGACCATCCGCCCGCTGAAAGACGGTGTGATCGCCGACTTCTTTGCCGCTGAGCAGATGATCCGTGGACTGATCAAAATGATTCCCGGTCAGAAAAAGGGGATGTTTCCCCAGTCTCACCGCATGGTAATCTGTATTCCGTCTGGCATCACCGAAGTAGAAAAAAGAGCCGTACGTGATTCAGCAGAGCATGCCGGAGCAAAGGAAGTGTATATGATCTTCGAACCCATCGCTGCAGCGATAGGAATCGGGATAGATATCGAGAAACCAATGGGCTCCATGATCGTGGATATCGGAGGTGGAACTACGGAGATTGCCTTAATCGCACTTTCCGGAATCGTTGCAGATCAATCCATCAGAGTGGCTGGAGATACCTTCACCAAAGACATCCTGGACTACATGCGCCGCCAGCATAACTTGCTGATCGGAGAGCGCTCTGCTGAAAAAGTAAAAATTGCCATAGGCTCTGCACTCACTGAGCTGGAAGAACCACCTGAGGACTACGAAATCCGGGGACGTGACCTGATGACAGGGATCCCTAAGGTGATCAAGGTTTCCTACTCAGAAATTGCTTTTTCGCTGGACAAATCAGTGTCAAAAATCGAAGAAGCTGTACTCAAAGCACTAGAAATTTCTCCACCGGAGCTATCTGCCGATATCTATGACAACGGCATCCACTTGACAGGTGGGGGAGCTTTGCTGAAAGGGCTGGACAAAAGACTTCACCAGAAGACCAAGCTTCCTATTCACATCGCCGAAGACCCATTAAGAGCAGTGGTCCGGGGTACCGGAACAGCCCTGAAAAACGTACAAAATTTCCGTACTGTACTGATGACATAA